The Cyclobacteriaceae bacterium DNA segment ATATTGGTATTTGACGGGGCCAATCCTATGGCTATTCTACCCAATTTACCCTTAGGGAAACCATTGTGGATTTTGTTCCATGTCTTACCGGCATCAGTACTTTTGTATAGGGCGCTGTTAAGGCCGCCAGAGTTAAATGACCAAGGTGTTCTTCTAACTTCCCAAAAGGATGCGTAGAGGGTATTCGGATTTTTGGAATCAATCACCAGATCGCTACATCCTGTGGTTCCGTTAATAAAAAGAATCTGTTGCCAGGTAGCACCCCCGTCAGTAGTTTTATACAACCCACGTTCATTGCTGTCACTCCATAGCGCACCTAATACGGCCACATATACTTCATTGGAGTTATTAGGGTTTACCTGGATGCCGGCAATGCGTTCTGACTTGTCAAAACCCATATGTTTCCAGGTGCTTCCTCCATCTGTAGATCTGTATAACCCGTCTCCAATCGATACACTGTTGCGTGTCCATGTTTCTCCGGTCCCCACCCATATGGTTTCGGGTTGCGATGGATCTAATGTTACTGCACCTATTGATTGACAATAGTCATCAAAAATTGAGTTGAATGTGGCTCCTCCATTACTACTCTTCCAAACACCACCACCTGCAGTTCCTGTATAGATGACTTTATCATTTGTAGGATGTGGTTCAAGATCTGTTATGCGTCCACTCATTATGGCGGGGCCAATATGGCGGGCTTTGATATCTCCAAAAAGCTCTTTGCCTTTTGAAACTGCATCTTGTGCTTCGGCAGAGATAGTTATGAACAGCAGCAATAAGATGATTAGTGTAATTGTATTTTTGGTTATCTGTTTCATTGTGTGAGAGTTAGTTTTAATTGGGAATAAAAATGGCTATACTATTAAGTATAGCCATTTGTGTTGCAGTTTAGCCGTTAATTCCCTTCAGGAAACTGGAAAGTTTTGCTATCGATGGTTGGATTCAATTCAATTTTGGTAATCTGAAGCGGTTGAGAACCCATATCCTTAACACCTTGGCCCATGGTAAATGGAAATAATAGACCATCAACTTCCTGATAATCGCTCATACTTGTTTGTGAAATCTTTCCTTTCATAGGTCCGCTTTTCACCTCTTGCTCAACTAACAGGGTAACATAATTTTCTGCATCAATGAAGTAGAAGGCTGTGTTTTCTTCCTTGTTACCATCTACCGTAATCGGCTTTCTGGTAAGCTTAATTTTGAAAGTCTCCGTTCCTTCAATCGTCTCTTTACCTAAAAGTTCAGCAGTGTATCCCTTTTCCTTATAGTTCAGGAAGGGGTCTGGAAAATCACCTATATTCACTTTAAAGTTTTCTGTTGTTTCAGCATCACTTTTCTCCGGTTTCATGGTCATAAAGTTAGTTGACCATAATGTATTGCCGTCAAATACATTTTGCCATCCAGTCATGCCCTGAACTGAAAATGAAACATACTGTCTGCCATCAGCGAGGGTTACTATTTCAAGGGGAATATCCATTCCACCTTGATTAACTTTAGCTGTCATTTTAATACCCTTTAACCCTTGAAGTTTTGCCTTTCCTCCCTGGGCTTCAAAGTATTTTTCTAAAATTTCATCGACAGTTTGAGCCTGAACTCCTGTACCGAGTATCAGAAGTAATAGAATTGATAGTAATTTAATTTTCATAGTATTTGGGTTGTTTTGGTCGATTAGTCGGGGTTGGTGTCTTGCTATTACACAACACAAAAAAATTAATACCGTTAAATCCTCAAGATCGATAAAATCGTTAAAATCTGCATTTTAATAGCTATTTTTAGCCAAAACCACGCACGCCTTATTCCGTATCCCGCGTTATGAGTGAAGAACTTCTGAAAGCCGTTATCCAACTCTTTGCCATTGTTGCCCGCGAACGGATTACCGATGATGAGCGGAATAACATCAAGGAATTTCTGGGGCTTCACTTGAATCGCGAGGCAATAAAATACTACCTCGACCTCTTTGATGAACTCGCCAAGGGACGGCAAGAGGACCCCAAACAGGATTTTTCAACAGTGGATGCGGAAACCGCTCAGTTCCTGGATGAATGGGCGAAGATCATGCAGATCAGCAAGCAGGTAAATCAGGCGCTTACCATGCAACAAAAGCTGGTGCTGATCATTAAAATTATTGAACTCGTATTTTCTGATGGTGAAATATCTGAACGGCAGGAGAACTTAATCTATTATATCGGTCAGGCCTTGAAGGTACCGCGCCACGATATCAATGAACTCAAAAGCTTTGTAACCGGGCAGGATATCGATGAACTCGCATCTAAGAATATCTTAATCATTGACGAAGGGTATGACGAGAATCCATATCCGGGCCCGCGCATTGTGGAAAAGAACCTGACTGGTTTGATTGCCATTTTGCGACTGTCTGATTCCTACTTTATTAAGTACCTGGGTATTTCGGTTGTTTACCTGAACAGCATCCACCTGAAAAGCCGTAAGATTGATGTGTTTCCTACCGGAAGCACCATTCGTGGTGATAAAATTGAACCGATTTATTACAGCGACATTATTGGGAAATTTCTGGCTGGTGAAGATCAGCAAAAGTTAACGTTTACAGCGGATCATATTTTTTATCATTTCAAATCAGGTAAGGCCGGTTTGCAAAATATAAACATTGCTGAAAAAGGAGGGAAGCTGATCGGCATTATGGGTGCCAGTGGATCGGGTAAGTCTACCTTGCTCAACGTGTTGAATGGCGCTGAAAAACCTTCCAGTGGCAGGGTGCAGGTAAACGGCATCGATATTCATGAGCGACCTGATGAAGTTCAAGGTATAGTCGGATATATTCCTCAGGATGATTTGTTGATGGAAGACCTGACGGTTTTTGAAAACCTGTACTATGCTGCGCGATTGTGTTTCGGGCAACTGCCCAAAGAGGAGTGTGCCGAACGCGTTGAAAAGGTATTGGTGCAATTGGGTTTGACTGAAATCAGAAACTTGAAAGTAGGGTCACCTCTTCAAAAAACCATAAGTGGCGGCCAACGCAAGCGACTTAATATTGGATTAGAGTTATTGCGCGAGCCAGCGATTCTGTTTGTTGATGAACCGACCTCAGGTCTTTCCTCGCGCGACAGTGAAAACATTATGGATTTGCTGAAGGAATTGTCTTTGCGCGGGAAGATGATTTTTGTAGTGATTCACCAGCCTTCATCCGACATTTTTAAAATGTTTGATACGTTACTGATTCTGGACGTGGGCGGGTTTCAGATTTATTACGGCAATCCGGTGGAGTCGGTGGTGTATTTCCGCGATATCATAAATGCGGCAAACAAATCGCAAGGTGCGTGCCCCGAATGTGGTAATATCAATCCCGAACAAGTTTTTAACATTATTGAAACGAAGGTTGTAAACGAATACGGCCGTCTTACGAATACACGAAAAATTTCTGCTGGTCAGTGGTATCAGTATTTCAAGCAACGGTTAAAAGTACCTAAGGTTGAACACCTGAAAGAACCGTTGCCGGTAGCACAGCACATTGCTACACGGCTGCAACAGATAAAGATTTTTGCCATACGCGATTCGCTCGCCAAGCTGGCCAATAAACAATACCTGACTATAAATTTATTGGAAGCTCCGGTGCTGGCCTTCTTCATTGCGTTTATGGTTAAATACTACAATGTGTTGGCGCGCGAAAATGCGTCATACACGTTTTACGATAATCAGAACATACCCGTGTTCTTTTTTATGAGTGTGGTGGTAGCCTTGTTCTTCGGCTTAACGGTAAGTGCTGAAGAGATATTCAAGGACCGGAAAATTCTGAAGCGTGAACAATTTCTTCACCTGAGCCGCACGAGTTATTTATTATCGAAGATTGCCGTATTGTTCACTATATCCGCTACTCAAACGTTACTGTTTATTATAATTGGTCATTTGATTTTGGAAATACCGCTAACGGAATTTCGGTATTGGTTTATTCTATTTTCAATTGCTTGTTTCGCCAACGTATTGGGTTTAAACATCTCCGCGTCCTTCAACAGTGCCGTTACCATTTATATTCTTATACCGATATTAATTATTCCTCAATTGTTGTTGAGTGGTGTAGTGATTGAGTTTGATAAGTTCAATCCGCGGGTAACCAAGCCCATTGGTGTTCCGCTAATGGGCAACATCATGGCATCCCGGTGGGCGTTTGAAGCCTATATGGTTACGCAATATCGGGATAACCCATTTGAGCAACAGTTTTATGAAATAGATAAGACATTGTCCCAAGCTGAATTCAAACGCGTTTTTTTAATTCCGGAGTTGGAGTCGAAGCTTTCATACTGCATAAACAACCGAAGCCAATGGCGAAACCCGAATGCCGAAGAACTAAGAACAGCGCTTGCTGTTCTTCAAAACGAAATCCGAAATGAATTGCTTGTTGCGGGTAATGGAAGTTATCAGGATGTGGACAAGCTGGCAATCGGTAAGTTTGATTCAACGGTGTATCAGAGCACGTCTCAATTTTTAAGTACAATGAAGCAACTTTATTTGCTTCGGCATAACCGTGCTATGGATGAGCGTGAGCAACTGGTGAATGACATGACATCCACGCCCGCTAAAATGGCGCAGTATGAAAGAATGCGAAACACCTATCAGAATAAGGCAGTGGCTGATGCGGTTCGAAACCTGAATACGATCAACCGAATAGTTGAGTATGATGGACAGCTGATTCAGCGGATTTATCCCATTTATCAGGATGAACATAAGCCCAGGTATTGGTTGGACTTTTCAGCAAACCTGTATCAACCAACCAAGCATTTTGCCGGGATGGTTATTGATACACTTTTTTTTAATGTGGCGGTAATCTGGAGCATGACATTGGTGCTGTACATTACGTTGTATTTTGATTTACTGAGAAAAATCATGTCGGTAATCGAAAACAGGCGGTACAGACGGGTTGAACGAAACTAAAATTTCCTATTTTTGCGCCACTTTAAAACCAATTCGATTATGAAAAAAGATTTCGTTACGTATTTCTCACTGGTTCTTTTTGCTTTTTTATTGGCATGTACGACTAAACAGGAGCAGGCAGAAACTGAAACTGCCGCAACTGAAGAAGATGCAGAATGGCCGTTGATGGATGAATTCCATATGGTGATGGCTGAAAGCTTTCATCCATTTAAAGATTCCGCGAACATTGACCCGGCTATCGCCAACGCTGCCGAGATGGCTTCTTTGGCTGAAACATGGGCAGGTGCCGAGCTTCCTTCAAAAGTAAATAACGATCAGGTGAAAGCTGATCTGCAAACCTTGAAAACAGAGACGGCTGCTTTTGCAGAACTGGTTAAAGGTGGTGATGTAGCTGCAATTGGTGCATCATTGACTAATCTGCACGATATTTTCCACAGACTTCAGGATGCCTGGTATAAAGGCAGTGAAGGTGGACATGATGATGGCGATCATAAGCACTAAAATCTCAAACGTATAGTGATGAAGCATCATTCAGAAC contains these protein-coding regions:
- a CDS encoding outer membrane lipoprotein-sorting protein; translation: MKIKLLSILLLLILGTGVQAQTVDEILEKYFEAQGGKAKLQGLKGIKMTAKVNQGGMDIPLEIVTLADGRQYVSFSVQGMTGWQNVFDGNTLWSTNFMTMKPEKSDAETTENFKVNIGDFPDPFLNYKEKGYTAELLGKETIEGTETFKIKLTRKPITVDGNKEENTAFYFIDAENYVTLLVEQEVKSGPMKGKISQTSMSDYQEVDGLLFPFTMGQGVKDMGSQPLQITKIELNPTIDSKTFQFPEGN
- a CDS encoding ATP-binding cassette domain-containing protein, with product MSEELLKAVIQLFAIVARERITDDERNNIKEFLGLHLNREAIKYYLDLFDELAKGRQEDPKQDFSTVDAETAQFLDEWAKIMQISKQVNQALTMQQKLVLIIKIIELVFSDGEISERQENLIYYIGQALKVPRHDINELKSFVTGQDIDELASKNILIIDEGYDENPYPGPRIVEKNLTGLIAILRLSDSYFIKYLGISVVYLNSIHLKSRKIDVFPTGSTIRGDKIEPIYYSDIIGKFLAGEDQQKLTFTADHIFYHFKSGKAGLQNINIAEKGGKLIGIMGASGSGKSTLLNVLNGAEKPSSGRVQVNGIDIHERPDEVQGIVGYIPQDDLLMEDLTVFENLYYAARLCFGQLPKEECAERVEKVLVQLGLTEIRNLKVGSPLQKTISGGQRKRLNIGLELLREPAILFVDEPTSGLSSRDSENIMDLLKELSLRGKMIFVVIHQPSSDIFKMFDTLLILDVGGFQIYYGNPVESVVYFRDIINAANKSQGACPECGNINPEQVFNIIETKVVNEYGRLTNTRKISAGQWYQYFKQRLKVPKVEHLKEPLPVAQHIATRLQQIKIFAIRDSLAKLANKQYLTINLLEAPVLAFFIAFMVKYYNVLARENASYTFYDNQNIPVFFFMSVVVALFFGLTVSAEEIFKDRKILKREQFLHLSRTSYLLSKIAVLFTISATQTLLFIIIGHLILEIPLTEFRYWFILFSIACFANVLGLNISASFNSAVTIYILIPILIIPQLLLSGVVIEFDKFNPRVTKPIGVPLMGNIMASRWAFEAYMVTQYRDNPFEQQFYEIDKTLSQAEFKRVFLIPELESKLSYCINNRSQWRNPNAEELRTALAVLQNEIRNELLVAGNGSYQDVDKLAIGKFDSTVYQSTSQFLSTMKQLYLLRHNRAMDEREQLVNDMTSTPAKMAQYERMRNTYQNKAVADAVRNLNTINRIVEYDGQLIQRIYPIYQDEHKPRYWLDFSANLYQPTKHFAGMVIDTLFFNVAVIWSMTLVLYITLYFDLLRKIMSVIENRRYRRVERN